In Chloroherpetonaceae bacterium, the sequence GTTATGAAGAAGCACTTGAAAAGCATTTTCAATCCTTAAAAATCGGAGAGGCCCTTCGAGATACTTTTACAATTGCATCTGCGGTTCACTCGCTCGGATCGATCTATTCAAGGCAAGGGCAAATTCAAAAAGCAGTGACAAACTTTAGAATGGCAATTGATTTGCGAACGAAAATCTCAGACTTGCGCGGGATTTCAACCACACTCAATTCTTTAGCCTTGATTTACTCAGAAGACTTGGGGAATGAGGATACCGCCTTGGTTCTCTTTGCACAATCCAATGATATCAAAGAGCGAATCAATTTTAAAAAAGGTCTTTCCCAAACGCTTTTCAACATTGCAAGAATTTACGAGCGGCGAGGTCAATTGGAAATGGCAGAGCCTTTGCATATTCGTGCACTTAAACTTGATGAAGATCTTGGCGATACCCGCGGAATTGCGAATTCATATATCGCTATTGGTGATTTAAAGCGAAAACAAGGAAAGTATAGAGAGGCCATTGACTTGGCTTTGCTTGCCGTGAAAATGACTGAATCTGTCGGTGCAAAGGCCGAAACCGCCGATGCCTATCTTTCGCTGGTGAATACTTATGAATTAATGGGAAATACCTCGGAAGCCCTGCGATACCACAAGTATTTTTCAGATTTGCAACATGAGGCCTTTGTGCAATCAATCGCTAAACGCTCGGCAGAACTCTCGGCTGAGCATGAAGATGCGCAAAAGCAAAAAGAGATTGAATTGCTAAAAAAATCGTATGAAGTTGGTCAATTGGAAATTTCAAACCAACGCTTGGTTCGAAATGTCTTGATTGGCGGCTTTCTCTTTCTGGCTCTTGCGACATTTCTTATCGCCAATCGTTATTATTATAAGCAGCGCTCTGAAGCAAAGTTAATTGAAAGTTATGAAAAGCTTCGGTTGCTGAACGAAGAATTGCAAAACGCCAATAAAACTAAATCGGAACTGCTCAGCATTGCCGCTCATGATTTGAAGAGCCCTTTGATGACGATTTCAGGCTTTACATCTTTAATTAAAGAAGAGCAAGAATTGCCACCAAAAGCCATTGATATGATTGAGCACATTCAACGAGGGTCTCAACGGATGCTTGCCATTATTATCAAACTCTTGGATGATGCCGCTCTTGAATCTGGGAAAATCTCGCTTCAACCAAAGGTGCTGGATATTGGTGAATTGGTTGAAAATTGCGTGACAGAATTTAAACCCGTTTCGGAGCGAAAAAAACAGCGGCTTGAAGCCAAAATTGAGCGAGGTTTTAGCATCATTGCTGATGAAGCGAGAATGAGAGAAGTTGTAGCGAACCTTATTAGCAACGCCATCAAATTTTCAGAGGAGAAAAAAGCAATTGAAGTTTCTATTTCCAAATCATCTTCACCCTATGCCAATCGGGAAAATAAAGCAGATGCAAACATAAACAATGAATTTGCCTCCAAAGAATTTGTTGAACTCACCGTTCGTGATGAAGGTCAGGGGTTAAGCGAACACGATAAAACCCTG encodes:
- a CDS encoding tetratricopeptide repeat-containing sensor histidine kinase, with the translated sequence MLPATLKIFLLFIFIFCTTARGHAENESSLTIEKISFLIKKAEENELYGNYKLSDSLAKEALVLSEKMGYRQGVARALHHIGLIASLGSNYKEAYQFYIKSLNIFSSIGDSLGIAKNYNAIGIIYWRQVRYEEALEKHFQSLKIGEALRDTFTIASAVHSLGSIYSRQGQIQKAVTNFRMAIDLRTKISDLRGISTTLNSLALIYSEDLGNEDTALVLFAQSNDIKERINFKKGLSQTLFNIARIYERRGQLEMAEPLHIRALKLDEDLGDTRGIANSYIAIGDLKRKQGKYREAIDLALLAVKMTESVGAKAETADAYLSLVNTYELMGNTSEALRYHKYFSDLQHEAFVQSIAKRSAELSAEHEDAQKQKEIELLKKSYEVGQLEISNQRLVRNVLIGGFLFLALATFLIANRYYYKQRSEAKLIESYEKLRLLNEELQNANKTKSELLSIAAHDLKSPLMTISGFTSLIKEEQELPPKAIDMIEHIQRGSQRMLAIIIKLLDDAALESGKISLQPKVLDIGELVENCVTEFKPVSERKKQRLEAKIERGFSIIADEARMREVVANLISNAIKFSEEKKAIEVSISKSSSPYANRENKADANINNEFASKEFVELTVRDEGQGLSEHDKTLLFGKFQRLSARPTGGESSTGLGLSITRQLVELHGGSIEAFSEGIGKGTLFRVLLPIQ